The genomic interval AGAATTGAGATAATTCCCATAAAGTGCTAAGTGTACAGCTTGGACCATTTATTTTCCCTCCATAAACTATAATTACTACAGTTATTATCATTTTCTCACTctctgctctccccacccccaatttaGCCCATGGTCACCCTGCTTCTAATACTGTACCCAAGAAACTGGCCCCAGATCACTCCCTGACCTGCCCCAAGCCCTCGCTGGCCCACACTGCCTTCAGGAGAGGGCTCTCTGCTCCTCACCTGATCCTGAAGACCTCCCCTGGCAGTCCCCCTGCTTCCCAGCAGAACAGGGTCTCTTGGGGCACCAGGACTACCAGACCCATTCCTGACTCCTCCTACAGAGAAGCATCAAGGCCAAGCCATGCGAGCTAAGAGCTGGAGAGCAACCCAGGAACCTTCCTGGCAGAAGAGAAGGTAGTGGTGCAACCAGAGAGCATAGCCCTGAAGGCAAGGGGCCCTGGTGTGTAGGAAGCAGTGTGGCCACAgcctaggttcagttcagttcagttcagctcagtcgtcagtcgtgtctgactctgcgaccccatgaatcgcagcacgccaggcctccctgtccatcaccatctcccagagttcactcagactcacgtccatcgagtcggtgatgccatccagccatctcatcctctgttgtccccttctcctcctgcccccaatccctcccagcatcagtcttttccaatgagtcaactcttcccatgaggtggccaaagtactggagtttcagctttagcatcattccttccaaagaaatcccagggctgatcttcgaGCCTCAAATGTCACAGTTTGGTTTTTCCTGATGACAGTGGAGAGAAAGACATACAGACATCACTTCAGAATGATCTGATGGGTGCTGGCAGGGGGACAGATGGAGGGGACAGACTGGGGAGGACAGGTCTTAAGATCCACTGGTggaggactggggtggggggtgcagatTGAAGAGGGGTGGAGAGGAGGTCTGAAGGCAGCCTTGTTGGGGGCTGGGTGTTAAAGGCTGGAAGGAGATACAGGAGGCTCCTAGAGCCAGAATGTATCAGAAAGCTGCTGGGGAAGAAGGGCCAGGGTAGGAGAAGCAGGCATAGGATCAAAGGAGATGGTGGACGGTGGTGGGCTTGGTACCCTGGCATAAGGACAGCAGGCCTCAAACAGCACCACTTGCTATACTGCTGGACAGACTGTAAATAGCCTGAGTCAAGAGAATCCTCTTCGGATTCAGACAGACAaggttcaagtcccagctttATTACTGTGAGACCTTGAGCAAATGACCTCACCTCTCCGAGCCTCAATGTGCTCTTCTGTAAAATTGGTTAGTGATCCTGACTATGGGGCGGTGGATTCAGGATTCAGTAGGAATGCCCAGCACTTCCTGAGCACACAAGAGGGGCCGACGAAATGCCGGCTACCTTTGTGACTACTAACCCGGGGCGCGACCAGTTAGGGAGCAGCTCGGCAGGAACCAAAGTCCCGTGGGTCTCATCTCTTGTCTCCCAAAGAACTGGGTGGGGATGCAGGAGTGGAAGGCCCAGGCGTTGCTGGCTCACCACCTTCAATGTCGCCGCGCCCCCTGGCGGCTGTCGGTTGCCATATCAACGGTGGGTCGGCGGGGGCCCGGGGAGGCGGCGGTCGGGGCCCGTTCTCCCCTCCCCGGACCCGAGGCCGCTCTCTCGGCACCTCTAGTCTTCGCCTGCGTAGAGTGGGGTGTGAGGGCGGGTGGGGAAATCCCGAGCCGGGGAGGAGGGGACTCCCCGCTGCGGCTAGCATGTACGGGTAAACTGAGGCACGCGGTAAGTCGCGCCCCGAAGCCAGGTGTTGAGCGCGGGGCCCTACCTCCGAAGGCGGAGGAGGGGCCGCGGGCGGTGACGCGccgcgggcggcgggcgggcgggaggcaggcggcggcggcggcaggtgCGGCCGCTGAgggtggaagggaggagggagggggcgggcggagggggaggggagggcgagGCCTGGGCACCTCCCCCTTTATAACGCGCCCCCTCCCGGGCTCTCGGGCCGCCTCCTCATCGGCTGTTTCCGTCTGGCCCCCTCGCCCGGCCGCCCCGGGCCCGGGCCCGGCCAGGGAGCCCCCAGGCCGCGGCTCGGGgggccgcccccccaccccccctgcgCCCGGCGCCCAGCGCAGCCCGGCGGAGGCGGCGCCgtcggaggaggaggaggagcagggcacTGCGGCTGGCCCCGGATCGGGCGCCAGAGCGGCAGCGGCttcggcagcggcggcggcggcggcccgagCCGATGCAGCGGGACGCACCACCTCGAGCCCCAGCCCCGGCGCCCCGGCTCCCCGCGCCCCCGATCGGGGCCACCGCCGGCGccggcggcggcggaggcgggGGCAGCGGCGGTGGCGGAGGCGCCTCTGCAGCTTCGGCTCCTCCTGGCCTCCCGGGAACTACAAGTCCCAGGGGGCctggcggcgggcggcgggcggaaGAGGCGGGGTCGGCGCCTCGAGGCCGGAAGTGGCCGTGGAGGCGGAAGTGGCGCGGCCGCGGAGGGGCCTGGAGCACGGCGGCGGGACCCGGAGCGggagcggcggcggcagcagcggcggcggcggtggtggctggaggcggcggcggcggcgcactGGAGTCAGCCATGGCAAAGCAGTACGACTCGGTGGAGTGCCCTTTTTGTGATGAGGTGACCAAATATGAGAAGCTCGCTAAAATCGGCCAAGGCACCTTCGGGTAAGGCTGGGCCCCCCCTCAACCCCCAGGGACCGGGAGCCTCCTGAACCTGCACCCCTCCGGGCCGACGTCGGGACGCCCAGACCCGGGCCCGGTTGGTCGGGAAGCCACTTAGACGCAAACTTATCCCCTGGTCCCGCTAGGCCGCACCGCAACCCCGCCGGGGCCTGAAGGAGTCGGCCGGCTGGGAGGAGCCTGAGGCCCTTAatgggggggcagggaggggttgCAGAGAGGAGCCTGTGAGTGGTGCGGGATCTCTCCGCGAGACGCCCGAGTGAGGCGCAAGGAGCAGAGGGAAGAAGGCTGAGACTCGAGAAGGGACCAGAGTCACCGCGTGGTGGGGTAGCCGAGTGCCGTGAGGGACCCGGCCCAGCCCCGCCCGGGATTCCCTTTCCGGGCCTcctctggtgggggaggggcgggctcTGCGGAAACGTCCTCTAAGAGCCCTCTTGGGTCTCCCCTCTCCGCCTGCAGGGAGGTGTTTAAGGCAAAGCACCGCAAGACCGGCCAAAAGGTGGCCCTGAAGAAGGTACTGATGGAGAACGAGAAAGAGGGGGTGagtatggggtggggtgggcaggtcTCCCAGCTCCTTTGGGCGTGAGGTTGCGTTTCCACCTTTCTGGTTTGGGGACTCTTCAACGTAATAGATTCAGATTAGGTGTTTGGAAATTTCCATATTCCAGGAAGTTTGACTTCCCAGTTCAGTCTTTGAATTCAGATGTCTTAGAGCTTTTGATACTTCATTCTTGGGTGAATATGGTTGGTGCCAGGAGGGGGAGCCCATGCTTGTACCCAGTGCCCCTGGGGTTTTGAAGTTAGGAAGTCTTAAAGACTTTTTCTTTAGGGTTTAATTTTGTTGAAcgcaaaaaacatatatatatatatatgataatgaTAATTACATGCAATGGCTTTGAAAAGGTGATTGGTATTCAGCTGAAAAGCAACAGTCTCTCCTGCCACACATGTGTGTTAGTTCTGGTTCAGCTTTCCAGAGACCAGCttctttaattatatatttgttaACTGCCAAGCAGGTTAAATGCAGGCATAGGGCTAAAATTTATAAGGGTGAAGAAACTGCAGAGCGTCTGATGACTGGTAACAGAACCTTTGTGTGAAGTGTCACTGTTTCGGATCATTCATTGAATTattttgattcattcattcagttctttATGAGGCGTACATAGTTACTCCCGTTTTACATATGTGACATCTGAGACAGCTAATTCCAGAGCCTGTGCATTTACTGTCTCCCAACCTATGACCCTTCGCGTGGACCCCATGGTCAGCTCCTGGGTCTGTAGTGTGCTCACCCACTTTTGACTTCCTCCTGTCTTTTCTCCCACCCAGTTCCCCATTACAGCATTGCGGGAGATCAAGATCCTCCAGCTTCTAAAACACGAGAATGTGGTCAACTTGATTGAGATCTGTCGAACCAAAGGTAAGTTGTTTGGATCATGTCCCCATtttcagatggaaaaactgaggctttGTTTGCGGAGTTGACACTGGACACATTTACACTGCCTCTTCTTAACCCAGACATTCCAACTGTGACTGCTTTCTCTGGTCTTTTCATCGGAGCAGGTGCTTCCCCAGCGCCTGCCACAGCACCCAGCCCAGAGAAGGCACTCAGAAAATGTTTTACCTGCGAAGGAATTTGTACCCGGATATTCGGGGTGGCCATGGGTTGGAGGGGTTGGGAGCTAGTTTGAAGGAAATGAGTTACATGTaaggtttctgatttttttttcttgcctccccctctctcctcctcattCTTCCTGCCTCAGCTTCCCCCTATAACCGCTGCAAAGGCAGTATATACCTGGTGTTTGACTTCTGCGAGCATGATCTTGCTGGGCTGCTGAGCAACGTCCTAGTCAAGTTCACACTGTCTGAGATCAAGAGGGTCATGCAGATGTTGCTTAACGGCCTCTACTACATCCACAGGAACAAGGTGGGGGCCCTAGTTGGGGAGGAGCGAGCAGGGCTTGGGCTGGCCTTTGCGCTCACAGCGGGGTGGGCATGGCTAAGGGATCCCTGGGAACCCTCCGCCTTGTGCTTCCTGCAGATCCTGCACCGGGACATGAAGGCGGCTAACGTGCTCATCACCCGCGATGGGGTTCTGAAGCTGGCGGACTTTGGGTTGGCCCGGGCCTTCAGCCTGGCCAAGAACAGCCAGCCCAACCGCTACACCAACCGTGTGGTGACCCTCTGGTACCGGCCCCCAGAGCTGTTGCTCGGTGAGGACTCTCCCGAGCTGGCAGAggggagcaggggctgggcacTCAGCTCAGTCTCAGCACCCCAACTGCCAGGGCTTCTTGAGCCATCGGCCCCAGGGGCATGGCCTCTCAGGAGGCCGTGGGGCTCAGGGGGCCCTCCCTGGTGTGCTCTTGTTCCCAGGGGAGCGGGACTACGGCCCCCCCATTGATCTGTGGGGTGCTGGGTGCATCATGGCAGAGATGTGGACCCGCAGCCCCATCATGCAGGGCAACACGGAGCAGCACCAGCTCGCCCTCATCAGCCAGCTCTGCGGCTCCATCACCCCCGAGGTGCGTCGCAGCCTGCCTCCTGGGGGCCGCCCCAAGGCCACACACCTTcgagaggggtgggggaggctccCTGGCTCCAGGGGAGGAGGGGCGCACGGAACAGAGGCAAAACCCTGACCTGGACAGGCGGCTGGTGGAGGGTTACAGTCTGCTGTTAGCCATGGCGACGTCAGGTCTGGGCTGTGTCCCTGGTTCCTGGGGTTTTCCGGCAAGGTGTCTTGAGCACCTCGCTTCAGAGCTGATCTCTGGCGTGAGACATCTGTGGTTCTGTCACACTTGGCACACATCTCCCAGGCGATTCACGCCGAAGGGTCTGGTATTCCGTGCCTGTGTCCCATCTGTGGTTACTGCTGCTTTGGCCGCAGAGGGCTCTGGGGTGGTCTGGAAGCATCTGAGCAAGTTGTACGTATTGActtagttatttttggctgctctggatcttctctgctgcacctgggctttccctagttgcagtgcgGGGGGCTTACCTTGCTCCAGAGCACTGGCGTTAGACCCGGGCTT from Budorcas taxicolor isolate Tak-1 chromosome 11, Takin1.1, whole genome shotgun sequence carries:
- the CDK9 gene encoding cyclin-dependent kinase 9 codes for the protein MAKQYDSVECPFCDEVTKYEKLAKIGQGTFGEVFKAKHRKTGQKVALKKVLMENEKEGFPITALREIKILQLLKHENVVNLIEICRTKASPYNRCKGSIYLVFDFCEHDLAGLLSNVLVKFTLSEIKRVMQMLLNGLYYIHRNKILHRDMKAANVLITRDGVLKLADFGLARAFSLAKNSQPNRYTNRVVTLWYRPPELLLGERDYGPPIDLWGAGCIMAEMWTRSPIMQGNTEQHQLALISQLCGSITPEVWPNVDKYELFEKVELVKGQKRKVKDRLKAYVRDPYALDLIDKLLVLDPAQRIDSDDALNHDFFWSDPMPSDLKGMLSTHLTSMFEYLAPPRRKGSQITQQSTNQSRNPATTNQTEFERVF